The following proteins are encoded in a genomic region of Cataglyphis hispanica isolate Lineage 1 chromosome 1, ULB_Chis1_1.0, whole genome shotgun sequence:
- the LOC126856002 gene encoding IQ motif and SEC7 domain-containing protein 1 isoform X4: MERPLVSHGNSGQVHGNSMHGAYSSSGSQTSLSTTSYITGQSYMQSQNYGTPPYSSASVQIYPSHGATGYSQPQSYGTVVQGFGGQPQSAAYQQSHLKKGSVRNGDVLKRCRLQTAYELSQDLLDKQIEMLERKYGGVKARNAALTIQRAFRRYTLLKKFAAITAMAKAEKRLSRKLQEATTDRSGNLNDHERMVYHNQIYIQQAQSANRPMPIRSMSLRERRHVDNSQSPIPRSQSGRCEVQVSGHQHTNHGLHQSGRHTPSLAPSPCNRHQQLPPSPCWESSSQESGSSIHYYNPQEALCGLRQETPPRDLLRTPCTSPSAPHNMTTISQNWNNANQLGPGRTSRGSSGKKIPPEVPKRTSSITSRSMEPRHNGLSKSVENGSLSSVQSSGSDSTNCESSEGDAQRGSPVWKHKAISSSPEHQECASHTTDATTMATNVKELGHSHASSGYQLPLMDHTENLPTQTSYKVSETVRKRQYRVGLNLFNKKPERGISYLIRRGFLENSPQGVARFLISRKGLSKQMIGEYLGNLQNTFNMAVLECFSQELDLSGMQVDVALRKFQAYFRMPGEAQKIERLMEVFSQRYCQCNPDVISRLRSADTVFVLAFAIIMLNTDLHTPNLKPERRMRLEDFIKNLRGIDDCGDIDKDILVGIYERVKDNEFKPGSDHVSQVMKVQATIVGKKPNMALPHRRLVCYCRLYEIPDIHKKERPGVHQREVFLFNDLLVVTKILSKKKNSVTYTFRQSFPLCGMVVTLFEVPHYPYGIRLSQRVDGKVLVTFNARNEHDRCKFVEDLRESISEMDEMETLRIETELERQKSSRGARGGAENRDSGVADVEICPCPGTCSDRTETVDVDTQLKRSALSNSLLDIHEQFAGDKPQRRGSVGSLDSGMSISFQSTSASSMSQGIKHPGQVHSIHPGSTIPGAGSKGLAQQPSFLGGLFAKRERKLSQSEESGPYSRTTEV; this comes from the exons ATGGAGAGGCCCCTGGTATCGCACGGCAATTCGGGTCAGGTCCACGGCAACAGCATGCACGGCGCATACTCGTCGTCCGGTAGTCAGACGTCCCTGTCGACGACGTCGTACATCACCGGCCAGTCTTACATGCAGAGTCAGAATTACGGGACGCCCCCGTATTCTTCCGCGAGCGTGCAGATATATCCGTCGCATGGCGCGACGGGTTACTCACAGCCGCAGAGCTACGGTACCGTGGTACAGGGCTTTGGCGGGCAACCACAGTCCGCCGCATATCAACAGAGTCACCTAAAAAAGGGATCGGTCCGCAACGGCGACGTGCTCAAGCGATGTCGACTGCAGACCGC ATACGAGTTGTCACAGGATCTGCTCGACAAGCAGATCGAGATGCTGGAGAGGAAATACGGTGGCGTGAAGGCGAGGAACGCCGCGTTGACGATTCAGCGTGCTTTCCGCAGGTATACGTTGCTGAAGAAATTCGCGGCGATTACAGCGATGGCAAAGGCGGAGAAGCGACTGAGCAGGAAGCTTCAGGAGGCGACGACGGATCGTTCGGGCAACCTCAACGATCACGAGAGAATGGTTTATCACAATCAGATATACATTCAGCAAGCGCAGTCCGCCAACag ACCGATGCCGATTCGCAGCATGTCTCTGAGGGAGAGGCGGCACGTGGACAATTCCCAGTCGCCGATACCGAGGAGTCAGAGTGGTAGATGCGAGGTTCAGGTCAGCGGTCATCAGCACACGAATCATGGCTTGCATCAAAGCGGTAGACACACGCCCTCGTTGGCGCCCAGCCCGTGCAACCGGCATCAGCAATTACCGCCGAGTCCCTGTTGGGAGTCGAGCTCCCAGGAGAGCGGTTCCAGTATCCATTATTACAATCCACAG GAGGCCTTGTGTGGTCTGAGACAAGAGACGCCGCCGAGAGATTTGCTGCGGACACCGTGTACGTCACCGTCGGCGCCGCATAATATGACGACGATATCGCAAAATTGGAACAACGCCAATCAGCTTGGTCCTGGTAGAACATCGAGAGGAAGTTCTGGCAAGAAGATTCCGCCAGAGGTACCGAAAAGAACGTCCTCCATCACTTCGAGATCCATGGAACCGCGTCACAACGGTCTCAGTAAAAGCGTGGAGAACGGAAGTCTAAGTTCGGTGCAGAGCTCCGGCAGCGATTCCACAAATTGCGAGAGTTCGGAAGGTGATGCTCAGAGAGGCTCACCCGTGTGGAAGCACAAAGCGATT TCGAGTTCGCCGGAGCATCAGGAATGTGCGAGTCATACTACGGACGCGACAACGATGGCCACTAACGTTAAGGAGCTCGGCCATTCGCATGCCAGTTCCGGCTACCAACTTCCTTTGATGGACCATACGGAGAATCTGCCGACTCAAACAAGTTATAAAGTGTCCGAGACGGTAAGAAAGCGACAGTACAGAGTCGGTCTAAATCTCTTCAACAAAAAGCCGGAGAGGGGAATCAGTTACCTCATCAGACGCGGATTTTTGGAAAACAGTCCGCAGGGAGTCGCCAGATTCCTAATCAGTCGAAAAGGATTATCCAAACAGATGATAGGAGAGTATCTCGGGAACTTGCAGAATACCTTTAATATGGCGGTACTTGA ATGTTTCTCCCAGGAGTTGGATCTTTCTGGTATGCAGGTAGATGTAGCTTTACGAAAGTTTCAAGCTTATTTTAGAATGCCCGGCGAGGCGCAGAAGATCGAACGTTTGATGGAGGTCTTCAGTCAACGTTATTGTCAGTGCAATCCCGATGTAATATCGAGGTTGCGGTCAGCTGATACTGTTTTTGTCCTGGCCTTTGCCATTATCATGCTTAATACAGATTTGCATACGCCCAATTTGAAACCCGAACGCAGAATGAGACTCGaggatttcataaaaaatcttCGAGGAATCGATGATTGCGGCGATATAGATAAAGATATCTTAGTTGGCATTTACGAACGGGTGAAGGATAACGAATTCAAACCGGGCTCCGACCACGTATCGCAAGTGATGAAGGTTCAAGCGACTATTGTTGGAAAGAAGCCAAATATGGCACTACCGCATAGAAGATTGGTATGTTATTGCAGACTTTACGAGATACCGGACATTCATAAAAAGGAGAGACCCGGCGTTCATCAGAGAGAGGTTTTCCTCTTCAACGATTTGCTCGTCGTTACGAAAATTCTAAGCAAGAAAAAGAACAGCGTAACCTACACCTTTAGGCAGAGCTTTCCACTTTGCGGCATGGTGGTTACTCTATTCGAGGTTCCTC ATTATCCATACGGCATAAGACTCTCTCAGCGTGTCGACGGAAAAGTTCTAGTCACATTTAACGCTCGAAACGAGCACGACAGATGTAAATTTGTGGAAGACCTCAGGGAGTCCATCAGTGAAATGGACGAGATGGAAACTTTGCGTATCGAAACTGAATTAGAGAGGCAAAAGAGCAGTAGAGGCGCGCGAGGTGGTGCGGAAAATAGAGACTCTGGTGTCGCCGACGTGGAGATATGCCCTTGTCCGGGTACTTGTTCCGACAGAACAGAAACGGTCGATGTCGACACGCAATTGAAACGTTCCGCCCTTAGTAATTCCCTTTTAGATATACACGAGCAAT TTGCTGGTGATAAGCCGCAACGTCGTGGAAGCGTGGGTTCTTTAGATAGCGGTATGTCTATTTCATTTCAATCTACTTCCGCCAGTTCAATGAGCCAAGGCATTAAGCATCCCGGACAAGTTCATTCTATTCATCCAGGGTCTACGATCCCTGGCGCCGGTAGTAAAGGACTGGCTCAGCAGCCGTCTTTTTTAGGAGGTCTTTTCGCCAAACGAGAGCGAAAGCTATCGCAATCTGAAGAGTCTGGTCCATACAGTCGCACCACGGAAGTATAA